The Brassica oleracea var. oleracea cultivar TO1000 unplaced genomic scaffold, BOL UnpScaffold00629, whole genome shotgun sequence genome includes a window with the following:
- the LOC106319814 gene encoding chaperonin 60 subunit alpha 2, chloroplastic, with protein sequence MFAVSPSYFSPATISPSRSGQGKKPQLPRKLSVVRAGGKRILYGKDSREALQAGIDKLADAVSVTLGPRGRNVVLAESDTIKVINDGVTIAKSIELPDTIENAGATLIQEVAIKMNESAGDGTTTAIILAREMIKAGSLAIAFGANAVSVKNGMNKTVKELVRVLQMKSVPVKGKSDVKAVASISAGNDEFVGDLIAETVEKIGPDGVISIETSSTSETSVIVEEGMKFDKGYMSPHFITNQEKSTVEFDKAKILVTDQKITSAKELVPLLEKTSQLSVPLLIIAEDISAEVLEILVVNKKQGLINVAVVKCPGMLDGKKALLQDIALMTGADYLAGDLGMSLMGATSDQLGVARKVTVTANSTTIVADPSTKPEIRARIAQMKKDLAETDNSYMTGKIAERIAKLSGGVAVIKVGGHTETELEDRKLRIEDAKNATFAAMREGIVPGGGATYIHLLDEIPRIKKTLMEDLYEQIGADIVATALKAPAMVIATNAGVDGSVVVEKTRELEWRSGYNAMSGRYEDLINAGIADPCKVSRFALQNAVSVAGIVLTTQAVLVEKIKQPKPAVPEVPGIPTS encoded by the exons ATGTTCGCCGTTTCACCGTCGTACTTCTCGCCGGCAACAATATCTCCG AGCCGTAGCGGTCAGGGGAAAAAACCTCAATTGCCGAGGAAACTCTCGGTGGTGAGGGCAGGAGGTAAGAGGATACTGTACGGTAAAGACAGCAGAGAGGCTCTTCAAGCCGGCATCGATAAACTAGCTGATGCTGTCTCCGTCACCTTGGGCCCTAGAG GGCGTAATGTAGTGCTGGCTGAATCAGATACAATCAAAGTGATTAACGACGGTGTCACCATTGCTAAATCCATTGAGCTACCTGACACTATCGAAAACGCTGGAGCTACACTTATCCAAGAG GTTGCGATTAAAATGAACGAATCAGCGGGTGATGGGACGACCACTGCAATCATTTTGGCTAGAGAGATGATCAAAGCTGGCTCTTTGGCTATTGCTTTTGGGGCTAACGCTGTTTCCGTGAAGAACGGGATGAACAAGACTGTTAAAGAGTTGGTCAGGGTGTTGCAGATGAAAAGTGTTCCTGTCAAAGGGAAGAGCGATGTTAAAG CCGTTGCTTCAATCTCTGCTGGCAACGATGAATTTGTGGGGGATTTGATTGCTGAAACTGTGGAGAAGATTGGCCCTGATGGCGTCATCTCCATTGAAACATCTTCCACTTCAGAAACGTCTGTTATAGTCGAGGAAGGCATGAAG TTTGACAAGGGCTACATGTCGCCTCATTTCATCACAAACCAGGAGAAATCTACAGTGGAATTCGATAAAGCTAAAATCCTTGTGACGGATCAGAAAATCACTTCAGCCAAAGAACTAGTTCCTTTACTGGAGAAGACTTCGCAACTCAGTGTTCCACTCCTTATAATCGCAGAAGATATCTCTGCGGAAGTGCTCGAGATACTTGTTGTGAATAAGAAGCAAGGTCTGATCAATGTCGCTGTTGTTAAATGTCCTGGCATGTTGGATGGAAAAAAGGCTTTGCTACAAGACATTGCACTCATGACAG GAGCTGATTATCTTGCCGGAGATTTAGGCATGAGTCTAATGGGGGCAACTTCAGATCAGCTGGGTGTTGCTAGGAAAGTAACAGTCACGGCTAACTCAACAACTATAGTCGCAGACCCTTCAACTAAACCGGAAATTCGGGCGAGAATCGCTCAGATGAAGAAGGATCTAGCTGAGACAGATAATTCATATATGACAGGAAAAATCGCTGAGAGAATAGCTAAGCTCTCCGGAGGTGTCGCTGTAATAAAG GTGGGAGGTCACACTGAAACAGAACTTGAGGACAGGAAACTTAGAATAGAAGACGCGAAGAACGCAACCTTTGCAGCCATGAGAGAAGGTATAGTACCAGGTGGTGGTGCGACTTATATCCATCTTTTAGACGAGATCCCTAGAATCAAGAAGACTCTAATGGAAGATTTGTACGAACAAATAGGTGCAGATATAGTAGCAACG GCGCTCAAGGCACCTGCAATGGTCATAGCAACAAATGCTGGTGTTGATGGATCAGTTGTGGTAGAGAAAACGAGAGAACTCGAGTGGAGAAGCGGTTACAACGCAATGTCCGGGAGATATGAGGATCTTATTAACGCTGGAATTGCAGATCCTTGCAAGGTTTCAAGATTCGCTCTTCAAAACGCGGTTTCTGTTGCCGGTATTGTTCTCACGACTCAAGCGGTGCTAGTGGAGAAGATCAAGCAGCCTAAACCTGCGGTTCCTGAAGTTCCTGGCATACCCACCTCATAA
- the LOC106319816 gene encoding 50S ribosomal protein L33-like → MGDKRKKTFMFIRLVSAAGTGFFYVKRKSSKGLLEKLEFRKYDPRVNRHVLFTEQKMK, encoded by the coding sequence ATGGGGgacaagaggaagaagacgttCATGTTCATCCGTCTGGTCTCAGCTGCTGGAACTGGGTTCTTCTATGTGAAGAGGAAGAGTAGCAAGGgtcttcttgagaagcttgagTTCCGCAAGTACGATCCTCGTGTCAACCGCCATGTCCTCTTCACTGAGCAGAAGATGAAGTGA
- the LOC106319815 gene encoding NADH dehydrogenase [ubiquinone] 1 alpha subcomplex subunit 8-B translates to MSSAVDATGNPIPTSAVLTASAKHIGLRCMPENVAFLKCKKNDPNPEKCLDKGRDVTRCVLGLLKDLHQKCQKEMDDYVGCMYYYTNEFDLCRKEQEAFEKVCPLK, encoded by the exons ATGTCGAGTGCGGTGGACGCGACGGGGAACCCGATCCCTACTTCTGCGGTATTGACTGCGTCGGCGAAGCATATAGGGTTAAGATGTATGCCGGAGAACGTTGCGTTTCTCAAATGCAAGAAGAACGATCCAAACCCTGAGAAATGTCTCGACAAGGGTCGTGACGTCACTCGCTGTGTCCTTGGCTT GCTGAAGGATCTTCACCAGAAATGCCAAAAGGAGATGGATGACTACGTTGGGTGTATGTATTACTACACAAACGAGTTTGATCTCTGTAGGAAAGAGCAAGAAGCCTTCGAGAAAGTTTGTCCCCTGAAATGA
- the LOC106319829 gene encoding uncharacterized protein LOC106319829 produces MQDSSPSSQVKEDVSRSQPNKTQSDASIHKLPNPMPIGILRNLSLKRKASLPNYEKRLLLSPTVSETSEKPNSSVASLPYWKRCLSLPSSANAANKLSLATSTPPVVHTDQSTSNRDGASVSRSLSMPGRNKVIVRAVSFDNTNKQHVSNEASGCGDEITPVTAEETEEEIPEEEAVCRICLDVCEEGNTLKMECSCKGDLRLVHEHCAIKWFSTKGTRICDVCRQEVRNLPVILLRVPTINQLTTRRELTQQNPQPQSISVGQEFVVLVLISTVCYFFFLEHLLIRDLKSQAIFVAAPFSFTLALLASTFAVVLAIREYMWTYAALEFALVALLVHLLYLTIGMPVVYSMLFAGILGFGMAMCLNQLYVCYASRLVRVPQNRNLV; encoded by the exons ATGCAagattcttctccttcttctcag GTTAAAGAAGATGTCTCCAGATCTCAACCAAATAAAACCCAATCGGATGCTTCAATCCACAAACTCCCCAACCCTATGCCTATAGGAATCTTGAGGAACCTGAGTCTGAAAAGGAAAGCTTCTCTACCAAACTACGAGAAGAGATTGCTACTTAGTCCAACTGTGTCAGAAACCTCTGAAAAGCCTAATAGCTCCGTTGCTTCTTTGCCTTATTGGAAAAGATGCTTGTCACTTCCTTCTTCTGCAAATGCTGCTAATAAGTTGTCTCTGGCTACATCTACACCTCCTGTTGTGCATACTGACCAATCTACATCTAAT AGGGATGGTGCATCAGTTTCGAGATCCTTGTCCATGCCTGGGAGGAACAAAGTCATTGTACGAGCTGTCTCTTTTGacaatacaaacaaacaacatGTTTCCAATGAAGCAAGTGGTTGTG GAGATGAAATCACTCCGGTTACTGCGGAAGAAACTGAAGAAGAGATCCCTGAAGAAGAAGCGGTGTGCAGGATTTGTCTTGACGTCTGCGAGGAAGGCAACACGTTGAAAATGGAATGCAGTTGCAAAGGTGACCTCAGGCTCGTTCATGAGCACTGTGCCATTAAGTGGTTTAGTACAAAGGGAACCCGAATCTGCGACGTTTGCCGACAAGAAGTCAGAAACTTGCCGGTGATTCTGCTTCGTGTCCCAACAATCAATCAGCTTACCACTAGACGGGAACTCACTCAGCAGAATCCACAGCCACAAAGCATTAG TGTGGGACAAGAGTTTGTAGTGCTTGTACTCATCAGCACCGTCTGctacttcttcttccttgaacATTTACTT ATTCGTGACTTGAAATCACAGGCCATCTTTGTGGCAGCGCCATTTTCATTCACCTTAGCTCTCTTAGCCTCAACTTTTGCCGTTGTCCTTG CTATCAGAGAATACATGTGGACATACGCAGCTCTTGAGTTTGCACTAGTGGCCTTGCTTGTTCATCTGTTATATCTtaca ATTGGTATGCCGGTTGTCTACTCAATGCTTTTCGCGGGGATTCTTGGTTTCGGTATGGCAATGTGCTTAAACCAGCTGTACGTTTGCTATGCTTCTCGGCTTGTGCGAGTTCCACAGAACCGGAACTTAGTATAA